In the genome of Fulvivirga maritima, one region contains:
- a CDS encoding vitamin B12-dependent ribonucleotide reductase, whose protein sequence is MKQQKYKRKGLGVSRVFTNAKKSPYDMFEYEFRSSTIRNPSGEVVAEMKNIEVPKGWSQIATDILAQKYLRKAGVPQEDGSTGAENSVKQVVHRLANCWRVWGQKYGYFGAKKDADTFYDELVFMLLAQYAAPNSPQWFNTGLYESYGLKGKAQGHYYVDPDTEELKESTSAYERPQPHACFILNVEDDLVNPNGIMDLWVQEARIFKYGSGVGTNFSNIRGKDEPLAGGGTSSGLMSFLKIGDRAAGAIKSGGTTRRAAKMVSLDLDHPEIEDFIQWKKEEEKKVAALIKAGYSSDYNGEAYQTVSGQNSNNSVRIPNSFFKALENDSLWHLKARTDGSTMKSIAAKDLWDQIADAAWCSADPGVQYDTTINEWHTSPAEGPIRGSNPCSEYMFLDNTACNLASLNLFKFFNESEGEFEVDRFEHACRLWTMVLEISVLMAQFPSKAVAQRSYDYRTLGLGYANLGAMLMVQGIPYDSEQGRAIAASITAVMTGIAYKASAEMAAVLGAFPKYEMNKESMLRVIRNHRYAAYNTPDNYEELSIKPPALDEALCPPELLKSAQIAWDEALTLGEKYGYRNAQTSVIAPTGTIGLLMDCDTTGVEPDFALVKYKKLAGGGYFKIINQSIPKALKTLGYAPNEIEAITQYAKGHTSLAKAPHINLAALEGFGFTDQEIEKLEKGLSTAFDVSSMFSVYSLGEDCLERLGFDASEYQQPTFNLLKSLGLTKQQIAEANDYVCGTMTIEGAPFLKQEHYPVFDCANRCGDKGKRYIAVEGHIRMMAATQPFISGAISKTVNMPHETTAEEIAECYKMSWELGLKACALYRDGSKLSQPLSAKSDDEEEEKEEVVQEAPEEKEVKHIAQNAEAVLEAARTILSDSNNASFRQKLTHMVERRKLPDRRNGFTQKAKIDGHTVYIRTGEYDDGSLGELFIDMYKEGASFRSILNCFAIAVSLGLQYGVPLQEYVDRFTFTRFEPAGRVQHPNIKSATSLLDYLFRLLGYEYLNRTDLVHVPNKNGHSKEHGKPEPSGGIEEREVSAVKVSQPVKEAHVDEVFDQSQHALANMMGDAPICNDCGHITVRSGTCYKCLNCGNSLGCS, encoded by the coding sequence ATGAAACAACAAAAATATAAACGCAAAGGTCTGGGGGTTTCAAGGGTCTTTACTAATGCTAAAAAGAGCCCTTATGACATGTTTGAGTACGAATTTCGATCATCAACTATCAGAAATCCTTCTGGTGAAGTGGTGGCAGAAATGAAAAATATTGAGGTTCCAAAGGGTTGGTCTCAGATAGCTACAGATATTTTGGCTCAAAAGTATTTGCGTAAGGCAGGAGTGCCTCAGGAGGATGGGTCTACCGGAGCTGAAAATTCAGTAAAGCAGGTAGTACATCGCCTGGCTAATTGTTGGCGTGTGTGGGGACAGAAGTATGGCTATTTTGGAGCAAAAAAAGATGCCGATACTTTTTATGATGAACTAGTCTTTATGCTGCTGGCACAATATGCTGCGCCTAATTCACCACAGTGGTTTAACACAGGATTGTACGAGTCTTATGGACTAAAAGGAAAGGCTCAGGGACACTACTATGTAGACCCGGATACTGAGGAGTTGAAAGAGTCAACTTCAGCTTATGAAAGGCCTCAGCCTCATGCCTGTTTTATCTTAAATGTAGAAGATGATTTGGTGAACCCAAATGGTATTATGGACTTATGGGTTCAGGAAGCCCGAATCTTCAAATACGGATCAGGGGTAGGTACTAACTTTTCTAATATCAGGGGTAAAGATGAGCCTTTGGCAGGTGGAGGAACCTCTTCAGGTTTAATGTCATTCCTTAAAATAGGGGATCGTGCCGCTGGAGCCATAAAGTCAGGGGGTACAACAAGGAGAGCAGCCAAGATGGTGAGCTTAGATTTGGATCACCCTGAAATAGAAGATTTTATTCAGTGGAAAAAGGAAGAGGAGAAAAAAGTGGCCGCACTTATAAAAGCCGGCTATTCATCTGATTATAATGGGGAAGCGTACCAGACGGTTTCTGGTCAAAATTCAAATAACTCGGTGCGTATACCTAACTCATTTTTCAAGGCATTAGAAAATGATAGCTTATGGCACCTAAAAGCCAGAACTGATGGCAGTACTATGAAAAGTATTGCGGCTAAAGACCTTTGGGATCAGATAGCAGATGCTGCCTGGTGCAGTGCAGACCCTGGTGTGCAGTATGATACTACCATCAATGAGTGGCATACTTCTCCGGCAGAAGGTCCTATCAGAGGCTCTAATCCATGCTCTGAATACATGTTTTTAGATAACACTGCCTGTAACCTGGCTTCACTTAATCTGTTTAAATTCTTCAATGAAAGTGAAGGCGAGTTTGAGGTAGACAGATTTGAGCATGCTTGCCGTTTGTGGACTATGGTTTTGGAGATATCGGTGTTAATGGCGCAGTTTCCTTCAAAAGCGGTAGCACAGCGATCTTATGATTACCGCACTTTAGGTCTGGGATATGCTAACCTGGGAGCTATGCTAATGGTACAGGGTATTCCTTATGATAGTGAGCAAGGTAGAGCTATTGCCGCTTCTATTACGGCAGTAATGACAGGTATTGCTTATAAAGCATCAGCAGAAATGGCCGCTGTGTTAGGTGCTTTCCCTAAGTATGAAATGAATAAGGAGAGCATGCTTAGGGTAATAAGAAACCATAGGTATGCCGCTTATAATACGCCTGACAATTATGAAGAGCTAAGTATAAAACCACCCGCATTAGATGAGGCGCTTTGCCCACCTGAATTATTAAAAAGTGCACAAATAGCTTGGGATGAGGCGCTGACCCTGGGAGAGAAATATGGTTATAGAAATGCTCAGACTTCAGTAATAGCACCTACAGGTACCATTGGTTTGCTTATGGATTGTGATACTACCGGAGTAGAGCCGGATTTTGCCTTGGTGAAATATAAAAAGTTAGCTGGTGGAGGTTATTTTAAAATTATAAACCAGTCAATTCCTAAAGCGCTTAAAACTTTGGGTTATGCTCCTAATGAAATAGAAGCTATTACTCAATATGCTAAAGGTCATACCAGCCTGGCAAAGGCACCACATATTAATTTAGCGGCATTGGAAGGCTTTGGTTTCACAGACCAGGAAATAGAAAAGTTGGAAAAAGGGTTGTCTACTGCCTTTGATGTTTCTTCTATGTTCAGTGTATATAGTTTGGGAGAAGATTGCTTAGAACGTTTGGGTTTTGATGCTTCAGAATATCAACAGCCTACATTCAATCTGCTCAAATCTCTGGGACTCACTAAGCAGCAGATAGCAGAAGCTAATGATTATGTGTGTGGTACCATGACTATTGAAGGGGCTCCATTCCTTAAACAGGAGCATTATCCTGTGTTTGACTGTGCTAATCGGTGTGGAGACAAAGGCAAGAGGTATATCGCTGTAGAAGGTCATATCCGTATGATGGCGGCTACTCAGCCTTTTATTTCAGGGGCGATCTCTAAAACAGTGAATATGCCACACGAGACCACGGCAGAAGAAATAGCAGAATGCTACAAAATGTCTTGGGAGCTGGGCTTAAAAGCTTGTGCACTTTACCGAGATGGTAGTAAGCTTTCTCAACCATTATCAGCTAAGAGTGATGATGAGGAAGAAGAAAAAGAAGAAGTAGTACAAGAAGCACCAGAAGAAAAAGAAGTAAAACACATTGCTCAAAATGCAGAAGCAGTGTTGGAAGCCGCCAGAACTATTCTTTCTGATTCTAACAATGCTTCTTTCAGGCAAAAGCTTACCCATATGGTAGAGCGAAGGAAATTGCCAGACAGAAGGAATGGTTTTACTCAAAAGGCTAAGATAGATGGCCATACGGTGTACATCCGTACAGGAGAATATGACGATGGCTCTTTAGGAGAATTATTTATAGATATGTATAAAGAAGGGGCATCTTTCCGCTCTATATTAAACTGCTTTGCCATAGCTGTGTCTTTAGGCTTGCAGTATGGAGTGCCTTTGCAGGAGTATGTAGATCGCTTTACCTTCACCAGATTTGAACCGGCGGGCAGAGTGCAACACCCTAATATTAAGTCTGCTACTTCATTGCTGGATTATTTATTCCGTCTGTTAGGTTATGAATATTTAAACCGAACAGACCTGGTACACGTACCCAATAAAAATGGCCATAGTAAAGAACATGGCAAACCCGAAC
- a CDS encoding AraC family ligand binding domain-containing protein, with the protein MDKHKQYTPLKVHNMSVKEWEETDHSHNYYEIIFIEKGKGVHVLNDVEILYKAGSVFVLNPIDHHHFHVHEFTHFISVRFTPAFITNCAGIPQELCNDLISKMESEEIRNARIQFYNEDQKSIYSIFQTVLSCQSNQSVVYFQILSIVQLILKSLQVKRKPVQAKKKDLLSHRVNAILHPQSYYRATDAPP; encoded by the coding sequence ATGGACAAGCACAAGCAATATACTCCTTTGAAAGTTCATAATATGTCTGTGAAAGAGTGGGAAGAGACTGACCATTCTCACAATTATTATGAAATAATTTTCATTGAAAAAGGTAAGGGTGTACATGTGTTAAACGATGTTGAAATTCTATATAAAGCGGGCTCCGTTTTTGTACTTAACCCCATAGATCATCATCATTTTCACGTGCACGAATTTACCCATTTTATTAGCGTACGCTTCACGCCTGCTTTTATTACTAATTGTGCGGGTATACCGCAGGAATTATGTAATGATTTAATCAGCAAAATGGAAAGTGAGGAAATAAGAAATGCCCGCATTCAGTTTTATAATGAAGACCAAAAATCTATCTATAGCATATTTCAAACCGTGCTCAGCTGCCAGAGCAATCAGAGTGTGGTGTACTTTCAAATCCTGTCTATTGTACAACTGATATTAAAGAGCCTACAAGTAAAAAGAAAGCCCGTTCAAGCCAAAAAAAAGGACCTCCTCTCGCATAGAGTTAATGCTATCTTACATCCACAATCATATTACAGAGCCACAGATGCTCCACCTTGA
- a CDS encoding helix-turn-helix domain-containing protein encodes MAGHFSISENYISNYFKRNMGITVKRYIDHYRMGLIQNQLTYSNLTIKKIAYDFGFSDESHLNKIFKKYWNMSAKAFREIKKKDLQTQ; translated from the coding sequence ATGGCAGGACATTTCAGTATAAGTGAAAACTATATCAGTAATTATTTTAAGCGGAATATGGGCATTACTGTGAAAAGATATATAGATCACTACAGAATGGGACTCATACAAAACCAACTGACTTACAGTAATTTAACTATTAAAAAAATCGCTTATGATTTTGGTTTTTCTGATGAAAGTCATCTCAATAAGATCTTTAAAAAATATTGGAATATGAGTGCCAAAGCCTTCAGAGAAATCAAGAAAAAAGATTTGCAGACTCAATAA
- a CDS encoding SDR family oxidoreductase: MKKVLIIGANGKIGKILTNKMKEAEDFSPVAMIRKEEQKSYFKDLGVETKLVSLEGELDDIESAVKGLDAVVFTAGSGGSTGQDKTLTVDLDGAVKTMEAAKANEVKRFVIVSALGADDRSFWDKSGIKPYYVAKHFADRTLKTIGLDYTIIRPGMLKDDAGTGKITLEDPMSAESVQREDVAEVILTSLRQDNTIGKVIEFNNGDKNIEEAVASI, encoded by the coding sequence ATGAAAAAAGTACTGATAATAGGAGCTAACGGAAAGATAGGTAAGATCTTGACCAACAAGATGAAAGAAGCGGAAGATTTCTCACCTGTAGCTATGATTAGAAAGGAAGAACAGAAGAGTTATTTCAAAGATTTAGGTGTAGAAACCAAGCTGGTAAGCTTGGAAGGAGAGCTTGATGATATAGAAAGTGCAGTTAAGGGATTAGATGCTGTAGTATTTACAGCAGGTTCTGGCGGAAGTACTGGTCAGGATAAAACTCTGACGGTAGACTTAGATGGTGCTGTAAAAACTATGGAAGCAGCAAAAGCTAATGAAGTAAAGCGGTTTGTTATTGTTAGTGCCTTAGGGGCAGATGATCGCTCTTTCTGGGATAAAAGTGGAATTAAACCTTATTATGTAGCGAAGCATTTTGCTGATCGAACTTTGAAGACTATCGGTCTGGATTATACTATTATAAGGCCAGGTATGCTAAAAGATGATGCAGGAACAGGAAAAATAACACTTGAAGATCCTATGTCTGCTGAGAGTGTACAGCGAGAAGATGTGGCTGAAGTTATTTTAACTTCACTGAGACAAGATAACACCATCGGAAAAGTAATAGAATTCAATAACGGTGATAAAAATATAGAAGAAGCAGTAGCGAGCATATAA
- a CDS encoding aldo/keto reductase: MITRRKFVNRATAGAAAMAVSPYLMANGQMNLEGLGLMSNPSDRTAGGKYRPPFRFGQGGAPLGGTSGLLVTDEEARITLENAWNAGMRYYDTSPWYGLGLSERRFGHLLHRKPREEYVISTKIGRILTAAPKPAKTQWAQPDSFDYKYDYSASATRRSVEDSLQRLGISSIDIVFIHDLSPDNGDMKDNWLEYFDQAAKGAMPELVKMREEGIIKGWGMGVNTLPPILKALEVSDPDVHLAACQYTLMDHEESLEKLFPAIEKSGNSIVVGSPLNNGFLAGADRYNYGPKIPAGFNEKRAKMEKIAKAHGIDLRTAALQFCAAPEQVSSVIPGARKANQPKENVESMKVKIPTDFWAEMKSEGLIAKAAPILS, encoded by the coding sequence ATGATTACGAGAAGAAAGTTTGTGAATAGGGCTACTGCAGGTGCTGCTGCAATGGCTGTTTCTCCATATTTAATGGCAAATGGTCAAATGAATTTAGAGGGTTTGGGGCTAATGTCCAATCCATCAGATAGAACGGCAGGTGGAAAGTATCGTCCTCCATTTCGTTTTGGGCAAGGTGGTGCACCTTTAGGCGGAACCAGTGGCTTGTTGGTAACTGATGAGGAGGCGAGAATTACTCTTGAGAATGCCTGGAATGCTGGTATGCGCTATTATGATACTTCTCCCTGGTATGGGTTGGGACTTAGTGAAAGAAGGTTTGGGCACTTATTACATAGAAAGCCAAGAGAAGAATATGTGATCTCTACTAAAATAGGAAGGATTCTTACTGCCGCTCCTAAGCCAGCCAAAACACAATGGGCGCAGCCAGATTCTTTTGATTATAAGTATGATTATTCGGCTTCAGCCACTCGCAGATCTGTTGAAGATAGCTTGCAAAGGTTGGGCATATCATCTATAGATATTGTTTTTATTCATGATCTTTCTCCGGATAATGGAGATATGAAAGATAACTGGCTGGAGTACTTTGATCAGGCGGCTAAAGGCGCTATGCCTGAGCTTGTAAAGATGCGTGAAGAAGGCATTATTAAAGGTTGGGGAATGGGAGTGAATACATTGCCTCCAATTTTAAAAGCTTTAGAGGTGAGCGATCCTGATGTGCATCTGGCTGCTTGTCAGTATACTTTAATGGATCATGAGGAGTCGTTAGAGAAATTGTTTCCCGCTATTGAGAAAAGTGGAAACTCCATAGTAGTAGGCTCACCGCTTAATAATGGCTTTTTAGCAGGTGCAGACAGGTATAACTATGGACCAAAAATACCGGCTGGTTTTAATGAAAAGCGAGCTAAGATGGAGAAAATAGCTAAAGCTCATGGCATCGATCTACGTACTGCTGCATTGCAATTTTGCGCAGCGCCTGAGCAGGTTTCCAGCGTTATACCTGGTGCTAGAAAAGCCAATCAGCCTAAGGAAAATGTGGAATCTATGAAGGTGAAAATCCCTACTGATTTTTGGGCAGAAATGAAAAGCGAAGGGCTGATTGCTAAAGCGGCTCCAATATTAAGCTAA
- a CDS encoding type II toxin-antitoxin system VapC family toxin — MRSTLIDAGPLIGLFDKSDKYHFKALHFIQEFKGQLWTTWPVITEVSHMLDFSTKVQQAFLLWIQRGGLKIYSLETEHLIRIIELTEKFNDVPMDLADASLVVTAESTGFNEIASIDGDFYIYRDVRNKYLKNIFM; from the coding sequence ATGAGAAGCACACTCATTGATGCCGGCCCATTAATTGGGCTTTTTGATAAGAGCGATAAATATCATTTTAAAGCACTTCACTTCATTCAGGAATTCAAAGGACAGCTATGGACCACTTGGCCAGTGATTACTGAAGTCTCTCATATGCTGGATTTCAGTACAAAGGTGCAGCAGGCCTTTCTTCTGTGGATACAGAGAGGTGGATTAAAGATCTATTCTTTGGAGACTGAGCACCTGATCAGAATTATAGAACTGACTGAAAAGTTTAACGATGTGCCTATGGACTTGGCAGATGCTTCTTTAGTAGTTACTGCAGAAAGCACAGGTTTCAATGAAATAGCCAGTATCGATGGTGATTTTTACATCTATCGTGATGTCAGAAACAAGTATTTGAAAAATATATTTATGTGA
- a CDS encoding ribbon-helix-helix domain-containing protein: MINVRVNKELEEKLNQYSQQKNLSKSSIVKEALAQYFKKEEMNQTPYELGSDLFGIEGSGNANASSGYKKALKQKLNEKHTH; encoded by the coding sequence ATGATCAATGTCAGAGTAAATAAGGAACTAGAAGAGAAGCTGAATCAATATAGTCAGCAAAAAAATCTCTCTAAATCTTCTATTGTGAAAGAAGCTTTGGCTCAGTATTTCAAAAAAGAAGAGATGAATCAAACGCCTTATGAGCTTGGCTCAGATCTATTTGGCATAGAAGGAAGTGGTAATGCAAATGCTTCCTCAGGTTATAAAAAGGCCTTAAAACAAAAGTTAAATGAGAAGCACACTCATTGA
- a CDS encoding IS1380 family transposase, translating into MVTQNIGSLPIEYSSKPVTPFGGMSLMKRFIDQVGIREKLAELALPSPGSNRGYDPKQIVESFWLSIWTGASRYIHCDWLRYDTVLQSIFGWDGMPSQSTYSRFFGKFSQSLNNEVFPELQQWFFDQLRLGALTIDFDSTVITRYGDQQGSSKGYNPNKRGRNSHHPLMAFVSQTRMVANAWLRPGNTAASSSCREFMEETFKHALAGQKVGLVRADSGFYNEEIMSYLDEELLNYIMAVRMYPNVKSEVWGLKDWVKLAKGIELNEMVFSHENGKPRRYIIVKKQVDIRPHAGGKELFEDQPGYRYSCYVTNMDLPLDQIWNMYNTRADCENRIKELKQDFGLENFCLQDFWATEASFRFIMVAYNLMSLFRHFALNHHRKATLSTLRSYCFALGAWTANHANKKVLKISLPSKRRPWMEGIFLNISSTSPPFDYSNE; encoded by the coding sequence ATGGTTACTCAAAATATAGGGTCTTTACCCATTGAATATTCCTCCAAGCCAGTGACACCCTTTGGAGGGATGAGTTTAATGAAACGATTTATCGATCAGGTAGGGATACGAGAAAAATTAGCCGAACTGGCACTTCCATCTCCTGGTTCTAACCGAGGGTATGACCCCAAGCAAATCGTAGAGAGTTTTTGGCTGAGTATCTGGACAGGGGCTAGTAGATACATCCATTGTGACTGGTTGAGATATGATACTGTTTTACAGTCAATTTTTGGATGGGATGGTATGCCTAGCCAAAGTACCTACAGTCGTTTTTTTGGAAAATTCTCTCAATCCCTAAACAACGAAGTATTTCCAGAGCTTCAACAATGGTTCTTTGACCAGCTCCGTTTAGGAGCACTCACCATTGATTTTGATAGTACTGTGATCACTCGATATGGAGATCAACAAGGGAGTAGTAAAGGTTATAACCCCAACAAAAGAGGGAGAAATTCACATCACCCCTTGATGGCCTTTGTGAGTCAAACCAGAATGGTGGCCAATGCATGGCTCAGGCCAGGCAACACAGCGGCCAGTAGTAGTTGCAGGGAGTTCATGGAAGAAACCTTTAAGCACGCCTTGGCAGGACAAAAAGTAGGTCTGGTAAGGGCCGATAGTGGTTTTTACAACGAAGAAATCATGTCATATCTAGATGAAGAACTCCTCAATTACATTATGGCTGTACGCATGTACCCCAATGTAAAAAGCGAAGTTTGGGGGCTTAAAGATTGGGTCAAACTGGCAAAGGGAATAGAGCTGAACGAGATGGTTTTCAGTCATGAAAACGGTAAGCCAAGACGATACATTATTGTAAAAAAGCAAGTTGACATCAGGCCACATGCAGGAGGCAAGGAACTTTTTGAAGATCAGCCTGGCTATCGATATAGTTGCTATGTGACCAATATGGATTTACCTCTGGATCAGATTTGGAACATGTACAACACCCGCGCCGATTGTGAGAACAGAATTAAGGAATTGAAACAAGATTTTGGGCTTGAAAATTTTTGTTTACAAGATTTTTGGGCAACAGAAGCCTCCTTTCGCTTTATCATGGTGGCTTACAATTTGATGAGTTTATTCAGGCATTTTGCGTTGAACCATCATCGAAAAGCAACCCTATCAACCCTCAGATCCTATTGCTTTGCATTAGGAGCCTGGACAGCAAACCATGCTAATAAAAAGGTTTTAAAAATCTCATTACCCTCCAAAAGAAGACCCTGGATGGAGGGAATATTCTTGAACATATCGTCTACTAGTCCTCCTTTTGATTATTCTAATGAATAA
- a CDS encoding zinc ribbon domain-containing protein YjdM — protein sequence MSETQNCPECSSPFGYSTGVLMMCPECGHEWNPEEAAAEAAGPVVKDANGNLLQDGDDVVIAKDLPVKGAPKPIKAGTKVKNIRLVEGDHNIDCKVDGFGAMALKSEFVKKA from the coding sequence ATGTCTGAAACACAAAATTGTCCTGAATGCAGCTCACCGTTTGGTTACTCTACCGGTGTATTAATGATGTGCCCCGAATGTGGCCACGAGTGGAACCCTGAAGAAGCTGCCGCTGAGGCTGCCGGTCCGGTAGTTAAAGATGCCAATGGAAACCTACTTCAAGATGGTGATGATGTAGTTATTGCTAAAGATTTACCTGTAAAAGGCGCCCCAAAACCTATTAAAGCAGGAACCAAAGTGAAAAACATACGATTGGTTGAGGGAGATCATAATATTGACTGCAAAGTGGATGGCTTCGGAGCAATGGCTCTTAAATCTGAATTTGTAAAGAAAGCTTAA
- a CDS encoding LLM class flavin-dependent oxidoreductase yields the protein MEIGISTFAENTRDPESGKMLSPEIRLSNLMEEIELADQVGLDVYAIGEHHRPDFIVSSPATVLAAAAVKTKQIKLSSAVSVISSDDPVRVFQQFAHVDLLSKGRAEIMAGRGSFTESFPLFGNNLHEYDSLFSEKLELLNQLNENEMITWSGKHRAPIHNRGVYPRPYQEKLPIWVAVGGTPQSVIRAAKMGLPLAIAIIGGMPEHFAPLAELYRNTYQEAGHDMDKLQIAVHSHGFLADDSEQAADDFFGPYAVMMNQIGSERGWPPITRQQYEGSRSARGSLLVGDPQQVIDKILMERELLGITRFLVHLSVGTMPHSKMMRAIELLGTKVAPEIKKILSGK from the coding sequence ATGGAAATAGGTATAAGTACGTTTGCAGAAAATACAAGGGATCCAGAAAGTGGTAAAATGCTGAGCCCAGAGATAAGGCTCTCTAACTTAATGGAAGAAATAGAGCTGGCCGATCAGGTAGGGCTCGATGTTTACGCTATAGGAGAACATCACAGGCCTGATTTTATTGTATCATCACCAGCCACAGTTTTAGCGGCAGCAGCTGTTAAAACCAAGCAGATTAAACTATCCAGCGCCGTTTCTGTGATTAGCTCAGATGATCCTGTGCGAGTATTTCAGCAGTTTGCTCATGTAGATTTATTGAGTAAAGGCAGAGCTGAGATCATGGCAGGCAGAGGGTCTTTTACTGAGTCGTTTCCTCTTTTTGGTAATAATTTGCATGAATATGATTCACTTTTCTCCGAAAAACTAGAGTTATTAAATCAGCTTAATGAAAATGAAATGATAACCTGGTCTGGTAAGCACAGGGCTCCAATTCATAACCGAGGGGTGTACCCAAGACCTTATCAGGAAAAGTTACCCATTTGGGTAGCAGTGGGAGGTACTCCACAGTCCGTCATTAGAGCAGCTAAAATGGGACTTCCCCTAGCGATAGCCATTATAGGAGGTATGCCCGAACATTTTGCGCCTCTGGCCGAATTATATCGAAACACCTATCAAGAGGCTGGGCATGATATGGATAAATTGCAGATAGCGGTGCATTCTCATGGTTTTTTGGCTGATGATAGTGAGCAAGCAGCCGACGATTTCTTTGGGCCTTATGCTGTGATGATGAACCAGATAGGAAGTGAAAGAGGCTGGCCGCCAATTACCAGACAGCAATATGAAGGTTCCAGGTCTGCAAGAGGATCATTGTTAGTGGGAGACCCGCAGCAAGTGATAGATAAAATACTTATGGAGCGTGAATTACTGGGTATTACTCGTTTTCTTGTTCACCTCAGCGTTGGTACTATGCCTCATAGTAAAATGATGAGAGCTATAGAACTACTAGGAACTAAGGTAGCTCCTGAAATAAAAAAGATTTTGTCTGGAAAGTAA
- a CDS encoding sensor histidine kinase, translated as MTNSEKESKRVEALEKLNILDTITETDYDNITYLASVICQAPIALISFVDRERQWFKSAHGLTVKETPRKYSFCSHAIDCTEEVVIIEDSRNDDRFKNNPLSAYYPDTVFYAGVPLISHDGYGLGTVCIIDNKTRLLTEEQKTALKMLSRNVMNLLELRQKNLELEAVKIHLENRNEDLESFAMVVTHDIKSPLTNILLSHDLLLNSDKASLPAETRELIKFSNNAAKKLKLLVEGILSYYKNENDASSYKSILLSDYFDSLKSSIQPEEGMNIKLDIKHPEKCIYFNRTKLDQIFLNLVNNSIRYNDKEEIRIEIGHYEDSQFYHFYVKDNGPGIPEKDYDSIFNLFKTASHKDRFGVKGSGIGLPTVKKIIESTGGSIDVESHLGEGTTFSFSIKKLPFN; from the coding sequence ATGACGAATTCAGAAAAGGAAAGCAAAAGGGTTGAAGCTCTCGAAAAGTTAAATATTCTGGATACCATTACAGAAACTGACTATGATAATATTACATACCTTGCTTCCGTAATCTGTCAGGCTCCTATAGCACTCATCTCTTTTGTAGACAGAGAAAGGCAGTGGTTCAAATCAGCTCATGGCCTGACAGTTAAAGAAACTCCTCGTAAATATTCGTTTTGCTCACATGCCATAGATTGTACTGAAGAAGTAGTTATTATTGAAGATTCGCGTAATGATGATCGCTTTAAAAACAACCCTCTCTCCGCCTACTACCCTGATACCGTATTTTATGCTGGCGTACCTCTCATTTCTCATGACGGTTATGGTTTAGGCACGGTATGCATTATAGATAACAAAACCCGATTACTCACTGAAGAGCAGAAAACGGCACTCAAAATGCTCTCCCGAAATGTAATGAACCTACTTGAACTAAGGCAAAAAAATCTGGAATTAGAAGCGGTTAAAATTCATCTTGAAAATAGAAATGAAGATCTGGAGAGCTTTGCCATGGTGGTTACTCATGATATTAAGTCTCCGCTCACTAACATATTGCTGAGCCATGACTTGCTGCTTAACTCTGATAAAGCAAGTTTACCAGCAGAAACCAGAGAACTCATTAAGTTCAGTAATAATGCGGCTAAAAAGCTAAAACTGTTAGTAGAAGGCATCTTGAGCTACTATAAAAATGAAAATGATGCCTCTTCTTACAAATCTATTCTACTCTCAGATTATTTTGATAGTTTAAAATCATCTATCCAGCCAGAGGAAGGAATGAATATTAAATTAGATATCAAGCATCCTGAAAAATGCATCTACTTTAATCGTACCAAGCTGGATCAGATATTTTTGAACCTGGTCAACAATAGTATCAGGTATAATGACAAAGAGGAAATTAGAATAGAAATAGGGCATTATGAAGATTCTCAATTCTATCATTTCTATGTAAAAGATAACGGCCCCGGTATACCTGAAAAAGATTATGACTCTATTTTTAACCTTTTTAAAACGGCCTCTCATAAAGATCGTTTTGGAGTGAAAGGCTCAGGAATAGGCCTGCCTACAGTGAAAAAAATCATTGAAAGCACAGGCGGTTCTATTGATGTTGAATCTCATCTGGGAGAAGGCACTACTTTTTCTTTCTCTATCAAAAAATTGCCATTTAACTAA